The following proteins come from a genomic window of Miscanthus floridulus cultivar M001 chromosome 2, ASM1932011v1, whole genome shotgun sequence:
- the LOC136537971 gene encoding dof zinc finger protein 4-like, whose protein sequence is MIQELLGGAAMDQLKSVNDVNPASLPLLLHPVVSNPSPTSSSSTSSRSSAQQQQQRSTSATSSPQGQQQGQGQGQGQGAEQTPLRCPRCNSSNTKFCYYNNYNLTQPRHFCKTCRRYWTKGGALRNVPIGGGCRKPRPMPTPVAKPAISSCKAVGGGAPSLGLGVGVGMGMGAGPGLWASSQQAAAAQLMALLNSARGVQGGGGHGSGTMHRLLGLDAMAHFPLHVLPGAGNNNAGGTAPSLWPQSAPRAIPTPPHMDSQLGMGPQLGQHDVLSSLGLKLPPPSSSPAAASYYSDQLHAVVSSAAGRGGHEYEAASGATSLPCTTALTSLPPAASSVSAELASCATVGLDLTPVSVPASEMQYWAAGPAAMSVAWPDLPTPNGAFP, encoded by the coding sequence ATGATCCAAGAACTGCTCGGCGGGGCCGCCATGGACCAGCTCAAGAGCGTGAACGACGTGAACCCGGCGTCTCTGCCCCTGTTGCTGCATCCCGTCGTCTCCAACCCATCGCCCACGTCGTCCTCCTCGACGTCGTCGCGCTCGtctgcgcagcagcagcagcagcggtcgACGTCGGCAACGTCGTCGCCGCAGGGGCAGcagcaggggcaggggcaggggcaggggcaagGTGCGGAGCAGACGCCTCTGCGGTGCCCCCGGTGTAACTCCTCCAACACCAAGTTCTGCTACTACAACAACTACAACCTCACCCAGCCGCGCCACTTCTGCAAGACGTGCCGCAGGTACTGGACCAAGGGCGGCGCGCTCCGCAACGTCCCCATCGGCGGCGGCTGCCGCAAGCCGCGCCCCATGCCTACGCCCGTCGCGAAGCCGGCGATCTCCTCCTGCAAGGCCGTGGGCGGCGGCGCGCcgtcgctgggcctcggcgtcGGCGTGGGCATGGGCATGGGAGCTGGCCCCGGGCTCTGGGCGTCCTCGCAGCAGGCGGCCGCCGCGCAGCTCATGGCGCTGCTCAACAGCGCCAGGGGCGTGCAGGGCGGCGGAGGCCACGGCAGCGGCACCATGCACaggctcctcggcctcgacgccATGGCACACTTTCCCCTCCACGTCCTGCCGGGCGCAGGCAATAATAATGCCGGTGGCACGGCGCCGTCGTTGTGGCCGCAGTCCGCGCCGCGTGCCATCCCTACGCCGCCGCACATGGACTCCCAGCTCGGCATGGGGCCGCAGCTGGGCCAGCACGACGTGCTGTCAAGCCTCGGGCTAAAGCTGCCCCCGCCATcgtcgtcgccggcggcggcAAGCTACTACAGCGACCAGCTGCACGCGGTGGTGAGCAGCGCCGCCGGACGCGGCGGGCACGAGTACGAAGCAGCCTCCGGCGCCACGTCCCTGCCCTGCACCACGGCGCTGACCTCCCTCCCGCCGGCCGCGTCGAGCGTCTCGGCTGAGCTGGCCAGCTGCGCCACGGTCGGGCTAGACCTCACGCCGGTCTCCGTCCCCGCGTCCGAGATGCAGTACTGGGCCGCCGGGCCGGCGGCGATGTCCGTGGCGTGGCCGGACTTGCCCACCCCCAACGGCGCGTTCCCATGA